A section of the Agrococcus sp. SGAir0287 genome encodes:
- a CDS encoding ATP-binding cassette domain-containing protein, whose protein sequence is MSSTIQLTHASVVWPDGTVALDDVSGTFGPGATGLVGRNGTGKTTLLRLVAGDLAPTSGAVVASGPAATLPQSLPSHPGTVADALGIANVRDAIAAIEDGDVDPARFDAVGDRWGVEAEALAALASAGVEGDESLLDRPMRSLSGGEAIRVGLAGIRLSGAPIALLDEPSNNLDAEARADLVAAIRAWPGTLVVASHDRALLEHVDRIAEIHGRELRTFDGPWSVYEQAIAAEQAAARRRLQDARAEHRRERADRIEAHERRQQAEAAGRRAQAAGGIPRIMVNALRNQSEATTAASGRLHQGREASALAAIAVAEEAVRDDRSIRVPMPETRVPNGTTVLELGGPDGRVVVRGPERVALAGLNGSGKTTLLRAIEAWPATPERAAVAPVAHRIPELAVLAQRTEVDESATLVEVLRAANPHATPLQARAMLARFLFRGADGERLAAGLSGGERLRLALARMLLADPAPRLLLLDEPTNDLDVDAIGHLVDALAGFEGALVVVSHDERFLADVGVTRRWTVERGVLHDGPA, encoded by the coding sequence GTGTCTTCGACCATCCAGCTCACCCATGCCAGCGTCGTCTGGCCCGACGGCACCGTCGCGCTCGACGACGTCTCCGGCACCTTCGGCCCAGGCGCCACGGGCCTCGTCGGCCGCAACGGCACCGGCAAGACCACCCTGCTGCGCCTCGTCGCCGGCGACCTCGCACCCACGTCGGGCGCGGTCGTCGCGAGCGGGCCCGCAGCGACCCTGCCGCAGTCGCTGCCGTCGCATCCCGGCACGGTCGCGGATGCCCTCGGCATCGCGAACGTGCGCGACGCGATCGCCGCGATCGAGGACGGCGACGTGGATCCCGCCCGCTTCGACGCCGTCGGCGACCGTTGGGGCGTGGAGGCCGAGGCCCTGGCTGCGCTCGCCTCGGCGGGCGTCGAGGGCGACGAGTCGCTGCTCGACCGCCCGATGCGCAGCCTCTCGGGCGGCGAGGCGATCCGCGTCGGCCTCGCCGGCATCCGGCTCTCGGGGGCTCCGATCGCGCTGCTCGACGAGCCGTCGAACAACCTCGACGCCGAGGCGCGCGCCGACCTCGTCGCGGCCATCCGCGCATGGCCGGGCACCCTCGTCGTCGCGAGCCACGACCGCGCCCTGCTCGAGCACGTCGACCGCATCGCCGAGATCCACGGCCGCGAGCTGCGCACGTTCGACGGGCCATGGTCGGTCTACGAGCAGGCGATCGCCGCCGAGCAGGCTGCCGCGCGACGTCGACTGCAGGATGCGCGCGCCGAGCACCGGCGCGAGCGCGCCGACCGCATCGAGGCGCACGAGCGGCGGCAGCAGGCGGAGGCCGCGGGTCGGCGCGCGCAGGCGGCCGGCGGCATCCCGCGGATCATGGTGAATGCGCTGCGCAACCAGTCGGAGGCGACGACGGCTGCGAGCGGCAGGCTGCACCAGGGCCGCGAGGCGAGCGCGCTCGCCGCGATCGCCGTCGCGGAGGAGGCGGTGCGCGACGACCGCTCGATCCGGGTGCCGATGCCCGAGACGCGTGTGCCGAACGGCACGACGGTGCTCGAGCTCGGCGGACCGGATGGTCGCGTCGTCGTGCGCGGCCCGGAGCGCGTCGCGCTCGCCGGCCTCAACGGCTCGGGCAAGACGACCCTGCTGCGCGCCATCGAGGCGTGGCCGGCGACGCCCGAGCGCGCGGCCGTCGCGCCGGTCGCGCACCGCATCCCGGAGCTCGCCGTGCTCGCGCAGCGCACCGAGGTCGACGAGTCGGCGACCCTCGTGGAGGTGCTGCGAGCCGCGAACCCGCACGCGACGCCGCTGCAGGCGCGCGCGATGCTCGCCCGCTTCCTGTTCCGCGGCGCGGACGGCGAGCGGCTCGCGGCCGGGCTGTCGGGTGGCGAGCGCCTGCGGCTCGCGCTCGCGCGCATGCTGCTCGCCGATCCCGCGCCGCGGCTGCTGCTGCTCGACGAGCCGACGAACGACCTCGACGTCGACGCGATCGGCCATCTCGTCGACGCGCTCGCGGGCTTCGAGGGCGCGCTCGTCGTCGTGAGCCACGACGAGCGCTTCCTCGCCGACGTCGGCGTCACGAGGCGGTGGACCGTCGAGCGAGGCGTGCTGCACGACGGACCGGCCTGA
- a CDS encoding GNAT family N-acetyltransferase produces MTDASLASGYRMLLEPPTVDEYRRLRAVSGLSPKTAGQAEGAIAGTWTWRTVRLAGAGGAGPAVAMGRVVGDGGWYFLVADMATLPEHQGRGLGKAVLRSLLAEIRERAEPGAYVTLTADPPGRRLYEAHGFEDVAPARTGMSLLT; encoded by the coding sequence CCTCGAGCCGCCCACCGTCGACGAGTACCGCAGGCTGCGCGCGGTCTCGGGCCTGTCGCCGAAGACGGCCGGGCAGGCGGAGGGCGCGATCGCGGGCACGTGGACGTGGCGCACCGTGCGGCTCGCGGGCGCGGGCGGAGCGGGCCCGGCGGTCGCGATGGGGCGCGTCGTGGGCGACGGCGGCTGGTACTTCCTCGTCGCCGACATGGCGACGCTGCCCGAGCATCAGGGGCGCGGTCTCGGCAAGGCCGTGCTGCGGTCGCTGCTCGCCGAGATCCGCGAGCGCGCCGAGCCCGGTGCGTACGTCACCCTCACCGCGGATCCGCCCGGCCGTCGCCTCTACGAGGCGCACGGCTTCGAGGACGTCGCCCCGGCGCGCACGGGCATGTCGCTGCTGACCTGA
- a CDS encoding TetR/AcrR family transcriptional regulator, with protein MTIDHPAGADLRERRRSQTRGEIAEAALDLFERQGVAATTVEDIAAAAGVSPRTFYRLCGTKEQAVLDDAEIAAAMADAVASLDPSRPLRAQLVAFWREHLLILEDDAEGHRRHLRVRRLIGDEPALLAAALRREHERDERFLADLVAATGRDELQMRALVEWQSVLIRLTIEGWVRASADGTGVRLQSVYDRALAALVGCESI; from the coding sequence GTGACGATCGACCATCCCGCCGGCGCAGACCTGCGCGAGCGCCGTCGATCGCAGACGCGAGGCGAGATCGCGGAAGCCGCGCTCGACCTCTTCGAGCGGCAGGGGGTCGCGGCGACGACGGTCGAGGACATCGCGGCAGCGGCCGGCGTCTCGCCGCGCACCTTCTACCGCCTGTGCGGCACGAAGGAGCAGGCGGTGCTCGACGACGCCGAGATCGCCGCCGCGATGGCCGACGCCGTCGCGTCCCTCGATCCGTCGCGACCGCTCCGCGCGCAGCTCGTCGCCTTCTGGCGCGAGCACCTGCTGATCCTCGAGGACGACGCCGAGGGTCATCGGCGCCACCTGCGCGTGCGACGGCTCATCGGCGACGAGCCCGCGCTGCTCGCCGCCGCGCTGCGGCGGGAGCACGAGCGCGACGAGCGGTTCCTCGCCGACCTCGTGGCCGCGACCGGCCGCGACGAGCTGCAGATGCGGGCGCTCGTCGAGTGGCAGTCGGTGCTCATCCGACTCACGATCGAGGGATGGGTGCGTGCCTCCGCCGACGGGACGGGCGTCCGGCTGCAGTCGGTCTACGACCGGGCCCTCGCCGCGCTCGTGGGGTGCGAGTCGATCTGA